Proteins from a single region of Lujinxingia litoralis:
- a CDS encoding ABC transporter permease → MTSTKSSSRPPRPEYKTYGQIVWGQFKKYRLSYYSIYGLLGLFVLAMVAPVLAMNVPFYMHVPESVTAYPQFSGTTSFPWFKALFDQNFFDSGVDIFFNFLLFYVPAGLLGWTVTARVKKGLSDTERQRLRSRFIGIVSLVGLILFCVVYFAKFRQPYVDYASVAALDGTNVIFPLIEYSYRDIDLMAVSQGPSLEHLLGTDREGRDVFTRLIYGTRISLTIGVVAVSIYTSIGLVLGSLAGFFGGRVDSIILRMIEIMMCFPVLFLILTLAGFIEEPSIFHIMLIIGLTGWTGIARLVRGEFLRLRNQDFVQAAIALGFTQARIIFRHVLPNAVQPVFVSATFGVAGAILIEATLSFLGVGPANAPSWGQILTSGRNTQQMTLILSSGFAIFLTISLLNLIGEGLRDATDPKLRK, encoded by the coding sequence ATGACCTCCACCAAATCTTCCTCTCGCCCCCCACGCCCTGAGTACAAGACCTACGGGCAGATCGTCTGGGGGCAGTTTAAGAAGTATCGGCTCAGCTACTACAGCATCTACGGCCTGTTGGGCCTCTTCGTGCTGGCCATGGTCGCGCCGGTTCTGGCGATGAACGTGCCCTTCTACATGCACGTTCCCGAAAGCGTGACGGCGTATCCACAGTTTTCCGGCACCACCAGCTTCCCCTGGTTTAAAGCGCTCTTCGACCAGAACTTCTTCGACAGCGGCGTCGATATCTTCTTCAACTTCTTGCTCTTCTACGTCCCGGCCGGCCTGCTGGGCTGGACGGTGACCGCACGCGTCAAAAAGGGGCTCAGCGATACCGAGCGTCAGCGTCTTCGCTCCCGATTTATCGGCATCGTCTCGCTGGTGGGGCTGATCCTCTTCTGCGTGGTTTACTTCGCAAAGTTCCGCCAGCCCTACGTGGACTACGCCTCGGTGGCCGCGCTGGATGGCACCAACGTCATCTTCCCGCTGATCGAGTACTCCTACCGGGACATCGATCTGATGGCGGTCAGCCAGGGCCCGAGCCTGGAGCACCTCCTGGGAACCGACCGCGAGGGCCGCGACGTCTTCACGCGCCTGATCTACGGTACGCGCATCTCGCTCACCATCGGGGTGGTCGCGGTGAGCATTTACACCTCCATCGGCCTGGTGCTGGGAAGCCTGGCCGGCTTCTTCGGGGGCCGCGTCGACAGCATCATTCTTCGTATGATCGAAATTATGATGTGCTTCCCGGTGCTTTTCCTCATCCTGACCCTGGCCGGGTTCATTGAGGAGCCGTCGATCTTCCACATCATGCTGATCATCGGCCTCACCGGCTGGACCGGCATCGCCCGCCTGGTACGCGGGGAGTTTCTGCGCCTGCGCAATCAGGACTTTGTGCAGGCGGCGATCGCGCTGGGCTTTACCCAGGCGCGCATCATCTTCCGCCACGTGCTGCCAAACGCGGTGCAGCCGGTCTTTGTCTCGGCGACCTTCGGGGTGGCCGGTGCTATCCTGATCGAGGCCACGTTGAGCTTTCTGGGCGTGGGCCCGGCCAACGCGCCGAGCTGGGGTCAGATCCTGACCAGCGGTCGCAACACCCAGCAGATGACCCTGATCCTGAGCTCGGGCTTTGCGATCTTTTTGACCATCAGCCTTCTCAACCTCATCGGCGAGGGGCTGCGCGACGCCACCGACCCCAAACTTCGTAAGTAA